The following proteins come from a genomic window of Sorghum bicolor cultivar BTx623 chromosome 3, Sorghum_bicolor_NCBIv3, whole genome shotgun sequence:
- the LOC8054391 gene encoding probable protein phosphatase 2C 7, protein MACDGGGVKEQEGPSAASPAPSPAAVARARARAARPPRPRSRKGLGVRNQLKPCRILAALQRANARVREAGEATLVAALAAAQKESERENEVVPDVCGGWKSEDGSLNCGYSSIRGRRATMEDFYDIKSSRIDDKQIKFFGVFDGHGGTRAAGYLKQHLFENLLKHPGFIGDTKSAMSESYKKTDADFLDAEGNIQVGSTASTAVLIDNHLYVANVGDSRAVMSKAGKAIALSDDHKPNRSDEQKRIEDAGGVVVWSGTWRVGGILAMSRAFGNRLLKQFVVADPEIQDLEIDGDVEFLILASDGLWDVVPNEHAVAFVKDEDSPEAAARKLTEIAFRRGSTDNITCIVVEFCHDKMIDGSLPSTNQS, encoded by the exons ATGGCGTGCGATGGAGGCGGCGTGAAGGAGCAGGAGGGCCCCAGCGCGGCGTCTCCGGCCCCAAGTCCTGCGGCTGTGGctagggcgagggcgagggcggcgCGGCCTCCGAGGCCCAGGAGCCGCAAGGGGCTCGGCGTGCGGAACCAGCTGAAGCCCTGCCGAATCCTTGCAGCCCTCCAGAGGGCGAATGCCAGGGTGAGGGAAGCGGGGGAGGCGACCCTCGTGGCAGCCCTCGCGGCGGCGCAAAAGGAGAGCGAAAGGGAGAACGAGGTGGTGCCCGATGTGTGCGGCGGCTGGAAGAG TGAGGATGGAAGTTTAAATTGTGGATACTCAAGCATTCGAGGTAGAAGGGCAACCATGGAAGacttctatgacataaaatcttCTAGAATTGATGATAAAcaaataaaattttttggagTATTTGATG GTCATGGAGGTACCCGCGCTGCTGGGTATTTGAAACAACACTTATTTGAAAACCTCCTGAAACATCCAGGGTTCATTGGTGATACTAAGTCCGCAATGA GTGAGTCCTATAAAAAAACTGACGCGGATTTCTTGGATGCTGAAGGCAATATTCAAGTTGGGTCTACTGCATCAACAGCAGTTTTGATTGACAACCATCTGTATGTGGCAAATGTTGGTGATTCAAGGGCTGTAATGTCAAAGGCAGGCAAAG CTATTGCACTCTCTGATGACCATAAACCAAACAGAAGTGATGAGCAAAAACGGATTGAGGATGCTGGAGGAGTTGTTGTTTGGTCTG GAACATGGAGGGTAGGTGGTATACTTGCAATGTCTAGGGCATTTGGCAATCGTTTGTTGAAGCAGTTCGTTGTTGCAGACCCTGAGATTCAG GATCTAGAAATAGATGGTGATGTGGAGTTTCTTATTTTGGCTAGTGATGGGCTCTGGGATGTGGTGCCAAATGAG CATGCTGTTGCATTTGTGAAGGACGAGGATAGCCCTGAGGCTGCAGCCCGGAAGCTTACGGAGATCGCCTTCAGGCGTGGGAGCACTGACAACATTACATGCATTGTTGTAGAATTTTGCCACGATAAGATGATTGATGGTTCTCTCCCGTCAACCAATCAGAGTTGA